CTCTATATACCATATTAGAGTTTAGAAATCAAAGAGGGCGGAGAGCTATTTCACACAAAGGAGATGGAGAATGCTTGAATATTCCTTTGTATATTGATGTCATAGCACTGTACaactaacaaatatatatatatatatatacatctcaAGCGTAACAAACTAACTGCTAATTTACCACAAATGGTAATTCTCTAACAATAGGAAAACATCTATAGAATAATCAAATGAATATTCAAGAAatgaaatacatgaaatatGTACAATATACTCCATGCCCAGACTAATGATTTAATGCAAGACAACATGCAGCTTCTATAGTAGATAAATGACCTGCAGCTAGGAGATCTTTATTGTGTAATAATagtttttaaagaagaaatcaagTCCAATTGTGAGGCCTCCATATCAATAGAAGTTGTTCACAGCACCAAAACACCAAGCGGGTTAATCACAGAATTTCCAGCATCACAGCAGAGGAGCACATCATAGTACAGTAGCAAAGAATGTCCAGCATCACACCAGAGGAGTACATCACAGCAAAGAAGCAAAGAATCTTTTGGAAATCAGAAATCATTCCTTGTCAGACAGGTGTCAATTGATCCCAACAACCTTGGAAATTAGTTAGTTGTAGCATTGCCTATATAAGGGTTGTAATCACATAGAAGAAAAATATGaaactaataattaatcaaatatGAATTTTCCATTTATGCATTCTGTCAAATACCTATCCGAAGTTTTCCTCATTCTTGAGCTCCTTTCCCTCTCAATACCTAAATCCCCAAATCTCCGAGCCATCTTCACCTTCATCACTAGTTCCACCTTCGTCTACGTCGGCTCCAGCACCATCTCACAACACTCATCCTATGGTCACACGTGCAAAGGTAAACACTAAATGCCCTCTCACTCAAACTGATGGTACTGTTCCCTAGCCAACTCAAAAACCCTCACTCTCACTCACTATCACTGCACATTTAGAGGTTCATGAGGAACCCACTTCTTAGACTGAGGCCTCTAAAGTTTCTGAATGACATGATGCTACGAGGGTTGAATTTCATGCACTTTTACATAACCATATGTGGGACTTAGTTTCCCAGCTTCTTACAATGTTTTGGGTCCTAAGTGGGTTCTCAAAACAAAGAGGAATGTTGATGGCACACTGGAAAGACGTAAAGCACGTCTTGTGGCAAAAGGCTTTCATCAACAAGCCAGTGTTGATTATACAGAAACCTTTTCCCCTGTCATAAAACCCACCACCATCCGCATCATACTATCTCTTGCTATTAATTTCAATTGGCCCCTATAACAGTTAGACATACAaaatgcctttttacatggtGATCTAGAATAAGATGTTTTTATGTGACAATCCCCTGGATTTGTGAATCCTGAATTCCTCATCATGTGTATAAACTCAAAAAGGCaatttatggtctcaaacaggccCCCAAGGGCCTATTTGCAAAGCTTAGTACCAAGCTGTTTTCTCTTGGTTTTCAAGAGTCCAAATTAgatacatctcttttcctttattgtaatgtatctcatataatttttgttctcatatatgttgatgatattatagTTACTGGGTCTAGTCTTTCCTTAATTTCTGAATTTTTATTTGCTCTTGGCATGTCTTTTCCAGCCAAAGACTTAGGTCAACTACATTActttctagggtttgaaataTGCCAAAATGATCATGGTCAATTTCTTAGTCAATCTAAATACATTTTGGATCTTCTTCGTCTTACAAATATGCATAATGCCAAATTTGTTTCCATACCTATGTCATCTTTTGTTAAACTTACAGCTTTTGAAGGGGCATCATTTGAAGACCCTCACTTAGACCGTAGTGTGGTTGGCAACTTGCAATACCTCACTCTCACTCATCCTGGCATATCTTTTGTTGTCAATAAAGTGTCAATACATGCATGACCCAAAGATACCCCATTGGTAAGTCGTCAAAAGGATTCTTAGGTATCTTAGACTTACCACTCATTTTGGCCTCCACTTCTATAAATCATCCAAACTTATGCTTTCTGCCTTCTCCGATACTGACTGGACTAGGTGCCCTAATAATAGAAAATCCACATTAGAGTTTTGTGTCTTTGTTGGCTCACATCTTGCATTGGGTTCCAAAAAGCAACCAACAATTGCCTGATCATCCACTGAAACTGAGTATAAGGCTATTGCCAACACTACTTGTGAAATCCTATGGGTTCAATCTCTTCTAATGGAACttggaatatttttaaatgattcttCAACTTTGTGGTGTAACAATTTAGGGGCCACTTATTTGTCAATTAATCCAGTTTTACATGCTCGTACCAAGCATGTAGAATTAGATTACTATTTTCTAAGAGATTGTGTTGCAGCCAAGACTCTCAATGTTTCTTTTGTATCTAGTAAGGATCCAGTGGCTGACATACTCACAAAGCCACTTTCAACATCTCGATTTCTCCTACTTCGATCAAGCCTCACAATTTCACAAGTGCCGCTTGCATCGAAGGGGGATGTTAAAGAAGAAATCAAGTCCACCCGTGAGGCCTCCATATCAGCAGACACTATTCACAGCACCAAAACACCAAATGGGTTAATCACGGAATTTCTAGGATCACAGTAGAGGTGCACATCACAACAGAGGAGCAAAGAATTTCCAGCATCACAACAAAGGAGTACATTGCAGTAGAGGAGTAAAGAATCTTCTGGAAATTAGAAATCAGTCCTTGTGGGACAAATGTCAATTGATCCCAACCTTGGGAATTAGTTAGTTGTAGCATTGTCTATATAAGGGCTGTAATCACATAGCAGAAAGGTATGAAACAAACAATGAATCAAATATGAATTTTCTATTTATGCATTCTATCAAACACTTGGTAAGCATGCTGAGCAATAATCTCATCAATAGTTAACTACTTCtaagttatagtattatttattttgtgtgtgcatatatgaatatatatagatatatatatacatatatatatatatttatatgtattacTAATCTAATTATTGTTTCCTTCAAGGCTTAAAAAATGAGAATAAGAGACAAACCGACTCAATCAATCGGCTATTTAACAAATTGAATTGGgtgatttaattaataaatcaaatattcaacaaaTTAGATCAGGAGATTCATGATACTTTTGAGTTAGttatttcaatattaataaaaataataataaataaaatgcaaattaaacattaaaaattatatataaaagagtttaaaatataaatataaaattataaatttctcaAGACATGACTATCACAATATTACTACAAGAAACAAGCCCCTttctaatgattttatttctattgcaAAAGAAATTGCCGCAATAAGTAGGTATTTGTAGTGAAATTGAATTCGTCGCGGCTTTTTAACATCAATCTTCAATTTAAACCATAACTTAAGTATTTACAGCGATTTAATACCTTTTAGCGGTGAAAAACATAGACGAAATAAGAAAGAACAAGTTGCAACGAGATAAAATCGACGGTATCGGGTCTGGGCACCAAAATGCTCTAAACATTTTATTTCCCCCCTGCCTTACCCATTCTTGTTCACAGTACCTCCTTCTCCATTTCCATGTTCTTCCCCAATTTGACTACTTGTAATTAAATCCACCCACTTCATACACACGGCTTCATCTCCATTTTCGAATACGTCCCAAAGCTTATACTCTGGCCTccactttatttttcttctccatAGAAGCTAAAGTCATAATTTCCTTCCCATACCAAATATATGCGTCCATCCAGAAATCTCGGAGTGACTTCTTGTGGGATTTTCAAGTATCGGAGAGTGAGCATATTCCACCAAGACTCTTGGAGTGAATTCCTTTGTGACAAGACAGGTATCGCTTGAACTCATTTCTCTATCTCTCCTCCTTCATATGTAGATTGGTTGCTTTACAAAAATCGGTACAGTTTTCTTGTAGATTAACCCTATATCTGTTTGAGTCAGAAAGCTTGAAGCTCTTTCCATGAAAATGCACCCTTTATATCTAGATTTTGTGTAGGTGTTGATGTGGGTATTAGATGTTAGTAATTTTTGggtgatatttttaatttgcacACAATAGATTGATGGCTTTTTGCATGACATCCCTAATTTGTCAATCATCTTGGGGAATGTAACAAGAATGTATATAGAAAAAGCCCCATTTACCCCACAACAGACTGCACGTACCTACTTTGTGTAAAGAATACTAGATTAAGTCCTTATATTCACATCATCTCATTGTATGTTTGCCTTTCTTTCATCTGCTTGACAAGTACTTGGAACATCTTGCAATTGCattgaagaacaaaaaatggGCACATGTTCAACCACTTCTATCATCCTTATATAGTGGATATGGCACCTTCAATATGTGAGCATTGTTTTGTAGCATGCTATATATACAATGTAATTGTTCATTTGGATGGTTGGATTCGCTTCTAGTGTTTGATATTCtactaaatttattaaatttattattagctTTTGCTTCCTTTTTGTTGTCATAGATCATGTTGTTAGGATATATGTGGTTAACTCTAAAGAGTGGGATGAGGCTATGTTATGTTTAAGTTAAGATgggatgaaatatttaatacaatacgCATTGGTATGTAACAGTTAAAAATAGAAGATCTTCTCTTTTAATCTTTTCTACTTCATGTATTTATAACATTTTGTAACAAATTTTTGTTAAGCATTGGTTAGTGAAACTGTATGGCTTTCATAGCGATACTGTTCCActagtaatttttatttatttattttattacagaCTATTTGTAGTGACTATACGTCGCTGCAAAAGGAGCATTTCCGTCACAAGTACTTGTTTGTGACTATTAACGTACATTGCAAATAAGATTTTAGCATCATAATCCAAATTCGTTGGaaagatttattttgtgatgaaaaattTCGATGGAAATGTATAATTGTGGCAAATAATGTTGGTCACAAAAAATTCTTATGGTTCCCATAACCTTTTAGCATTGAAACACAATATCGTTGGGAATTTTTATTTGCGGATATTTTTATAGTATTTACAATGGATATTTTCCGCCACAAAAATCTTTTCCCAACTATTCTAAATGAAACTAGAATGCACATTTGTGGGGATTTTCAACTAATTGCAACCAACTTAATTCGCTCGAAATAAATCcctttttgcagcgattttttactttaattgaTGAAGAGCAAAAATAACTATACCATAGCGACGAACTGCAGGgaataaaaatcaatggaaaagaTCAATTGCCGTGATTTTGGCCACTTTTTGTGATGATTTTCGGCGCtataaaaaagtgttttttcttgtagtgagattAGTAATGAAACGATTTcagaatatgaaaattttgatttttgttttcttttaaaaactgtattgtaatttttttattttagtttgtttaaaTCCAGTACTCAAGCAAAATTCTGATTCTAGAAACAGATCGAACCAGCTAGTTGCTTTGAACGGTGCAAAGGCTACTGCTCCAAATTGTATAAGAAAATTTGCAGAGCTTGTAGATGTAATGCAGCTGTCTTGCTGGAGACAAGTGATCAGTAGTGTTGTTGCTGGGAACGTTAATGCAAAAACTGCTAGCTAGCTGCTGATctatattgtatattaaaaatatatatattacaaggtGTACGTGTTGTTCTTAGAACAgatcgaagaagaagaaagttgttgttattacaatatatataattaaggccTTTCATGATCTTGACTAGACCAAATTAAGGAATGTTtaggctttatttatttatgatttatttaattatttgttttaataagCGAGCAAGCTAGGAATGCTTTTGCTTTATTCCTTTCTTAATAGCATTCtcattatatctatatatatatatataattacaaataattaGTTCGCTTTATTCTCCAAGCTGCATGGGTCCCGCATTAGAATTTGGTTCTCTTCGATATGCTTAATATGGTCAGTCTAGCTAGGGAAATcttaaaaagaggaaaaatcgtTTCTAATCAAACAACTCGATCGAATGTGCCAACTCACGACTCTTACCTCAAAGGTTCCTTATCTTGCAATCCTTAATTCCAGGCTAAAATATTAcccaaaatagaaattaaaacagCTCCTAATTTCTTTGATTTACACAAATTTAACCTACAGAAACCAAATACTAAAATGTTAATTTCATGAATGTAATTATTTGCTTAAAAGTCATACTGGTCCCCTTGGTTTAACTGTAAGTTTGATCACATAATTACTCTTTCTGTTTACCATTCATTAGCAAACCATTAAAAATGTTGCATCTATAACATGCCAcgtataagaaattaaaaaaatgtttaaaaaatcataaatatgtCATCTATACTACATATTTCTCCCTACATATATGACATCAGAAATTATTATGCAGTGCCCGATATGGATATGTTTAGGCTTTATCCCTCTGTTCCCTTTATTCTTCAAAGTGATTCTGTTTTATTAATGTATTCAAAGTGGTTCTTGACTTGGCCAAGAACTCCTTCGAATGTGGTTCTTTTCGTTCTTGCAAAGTTAATAGTGGAGAATCGTAAACAAAGTTATAAATGATCCTTGCTTCTACTTTGAAGAACCTATCAAAAACATACACAATGCGAAGACCTATTCTAACTTGTAATACTTTTTACGCAACACCTTCTTCCAGCTAAAAATACTCCCTAAATTGAGGAAAAAGAACTTCCTTCACTCTTGACACAAACTATTAGAATGAATAGAGATCAACTTCTCGATGATCCGGAGCAGCAGAAAAAGGGTATCTGGGGACGGGAAGACATGAGTGGCGAAATTAAAGGCAAAGACGGCAGCGTTACAACGTATAACCCTATCCATCCACAGGAAGAGCAACGCATTAAGGGTACTAGTGTTCTTGTCAAAAGAGAAACAAGAGACAGAGATCCCATCCCCGAAAAGATGAGCACAAACAGAACTCCATTATATGCTAATTCACCGATGCTTCCTGATCAAGAGCAGAAGCCAAAGGCCGGTGCTCTCAGAAAGGAAGAAGATCACAAGGGAAATGGTAtgagtatatattaatacttgATTGAgcttaaaatttatttcaataagttatatatattgatcatctTACATTTATTGGTGATTGCTGGACTCAAtatatttctcttatatttaaataaacatAGTACTAGTGCCACGtagttaatttatttaaaacaaaaaaaaaaaaaaaaacactagaaaaatatattcaaactaATAAGCCgtctgaaaatataaaaataagaacaCCAAAACGTCAAGTTCTCTCTATATCCCTTTTATATTTgcgtttttaattttttaagtttttttaataaataatattttcatgtacgtctttttttttttttttttttttgggtagaaTTTTGGTTGGATTCTCAAATTGCATGTTGGGAATAGTCATGATCGATCCCCTTCTGTCCTAAGTTTTCGTAACTGGATATGGTATATACCTCTTTCTTCTAATTAATGATGATTTTTGGGCTCTTTGCATTATTTGTTGGCATTaacatttatgatttttttaaaacattttactgAAATCACTATCATTGAGTTTACTTGAAATGTttcagctagctagcttgcaTGGGAATTAGCCAATTAGGAATGTGATCATGATATTCATGTGTAATATATTAAACGTACATTAgtaatatatactaatttataaacactaaattaaaaaaaaaatggaaacagatgattttttaaaattcaatgtCCTCAtcttaattaacaaaaaaattattttactggTATGTATTTTTACATTAGCAACGAAAGGTATAACCAGTCAATTACCAGTACAATTAAGCAAAAAAAATGGTGCATGAAACTTTATTTTCCCTACAAAATACACGTACAAAAAATTGTGCTTTGCTTGACTTGCAGATCATGTTGTGTCAAAAGAGTCACCAAAGACTATTAACGGGCGGAGGGAAGACATGGGCAGTACAGTCGAATGGGGTGGAGGCAATATTATTGCTCCTAACAAGCGCGGAGGGCAGCCGGCTGAAAGCTCTCATGTAGAGCAAAAGGATTTCATGAGCAGCAACGGGACTTCAGGCACAAAGGCACCCAATCAAATAGGTGGTAATTGAATTGCGAGTTCAATTTCATATGTATCTAATtcacttctttctttcttttttaatcctTTTTCTCATATTATTGACAAAATTTAGGCCAGCATTTTCatatttccatatatatatatatacatacatacatacatacatatacatacacgtATCTATTATACATACActtataatagatatatatacatttatcatatgcatatatatttctcatacgtatatatacatacacgtatctattatatatagttacgGCCAGCAAGTAAATGTGAAATTGCCATTTATTCAAAAAGATTAAGCTAATAAGGAgatgtaaatttaattatttatattataatattcttaGCAGTTTAGTATTGTGGATTGGCTTCATATTAATGTTGTTTAGGAATCTTTGCATTAGtcatgatttatatatagttattcaaACAAATTTAGAATTCACTAACCATAAGACTTGAAAATATAGGAAATTGGTTGTAAAAGTTGAAATACATCCATTTTTTAAACCTGTGCTAGGTAGCTTAATTGGtatgtaatttttcttaaactttttataacaagaaaaaataaaactgatttAGATACTAAATTATACTAGTGTTAATTTATACTTTAGTATTAATTAATAGTCCCTCAATTTTATACTTTTCAAAAGCCTGcctaaattttcaatttttaacatattaccCTGAGACTGAATACATGAATATTCCTTTCGTTCCTTATAATATGCTGTCAAGTgagaattaaaattataaaatataattatacattgAAGTTTATAATCATGACTTCTTCCCCATATATATGCTTTGTGTTATTGTATTTTGAATATTCTGATCAATAAAATAATCACGATTTCTTTTGTTAATTTCATGGACCAAGAAATTAACTAAATAATTAATAGTAaacatgattaaaaaaaaagtagccaATACTTTCGATCTGGTCCTTTAATTTTAGTTCTTTTCCCAACAAATTAGTACATTCGTTTCCAACTTTAGAAATATCATGAACAAGTGCAAATTATTGGCCAGATGTACATGCAGATCTGTCGAAAGAGCAGCATATCAATAACTTTCAGCTTGGACGAGAAAATTCTACTCATGATCACAAGATCAATGACATGGCAACTTCAAATTCTGATCTCCACTCTTCAGATACGAATTACATACCCATAGGGATCCCGATTGCTGAAAATGGAGGTATATATATGTCTAAATTAATGCTCCGTACAGAAACATTCCGGAGATGATCTATTGATTTATTAATGCTGCGAGTTCAATTCCATATCTAatttacttcattttttttatcctcTTTCTCGTAATAAGACTTCATATTAATGTTGTTTTGGGATCTTAATTCTCATTAATTACtcatgatttttatatatatatatggctataatttgaataaatttagGGAATTCACTAAccataaaacttgaaaatatAGGATGTATATTGCCTGTAAATGTTAAaacacattcatttttttaaatctattctAGCTAGACAGCTTAATTAATTGCTTGTTGGGTATGTCTTGTAACTTTTCTTAAACTTTTtacaacaagaaaaatgaaaatcgatTTAGATGCTAAAATAGTCCCTCGATTTTATACTTTTATAAAAGCCTCcctaaattttcaattttaacatatatattaccCTTAGATTTATTTAAATCATGTTTATCAAATACAATATTCCTTGCGTTCCTTATTATAATATGATGTCAGATGATgagaaaattattataaaatagaatcCTACTttgaagttatatatataatcaaacacgTACAGTCCTtccctatatatatgtttttttgttAATCATGTATTATGAATATTCTGAATAACATAATCacaatttcttttgtttcgTGGATAAATAAATAGCAAACATAAAAAGTAGCCAATACTTTCtggtctttttattttaactctTGTCCCAACAATTTGGCAACATATTAGTACATGAGTTTCCAACTTTAGAAATATCATGAACATGTGCAAATTATTGGACCAATAATTTGACGTTTCGCCGTCGTCATTCAGCAATCGGGTATACCCGTAGGGATCCCGATTGCTGAAAATGGAGGTATGTCTTAATGCTGCATAGAGAAACATTCCCgacttctatttatttatttatttctattaaatgtgataatatataaatatatatattaggtggAAACACGCCGTGGTTTCCAGCTTATTCTTGTCTCTCCCAAATCTTATGATAACTATTTTTAATTAGAAGAATGGATCGAATTGTTAACGCCATGTTTCGTACATCTTTAGGCTAGACTCCAATGATTTTGGTCTTTTAAACTTGGACCTACACACTTGGAGAAAACATGCAA
This is a stretch of genomic DNA from Carya illinoinensis cultivar Pawnee chromosome 3, C.illinoinensisPawnee_v1, whole genome shotgun sequence. It encodes these proteins:
- the LOC122303792 gene encoding uncharacterized protein LOC122303792 isoform X4; protein product: MNRDQLLDDPEQQKKGIWGREDMSGEIKGKDGSVTTYNPIHPQEEQRIKGTSVLVKRETRDRDPIPEKMSTNRTPLYANSPMLPDQEQKPKAGALRKEEDHKGNDHVVSKESPKTINGRREDMGSTVEWGGGNIIAPNKRGGQPAESSHVEQKDFMSSNGTSGTKAPNQIGDLSKEQHINNFQLGRENSTHDHKINDMATSNSDLHSSDTNYIPIGIPIAENGDKGYEQQSRDHVSVTVSVKPDKVTTTITVKGHDERHESDEQNEGMTRNTTSSFQPPCPESPQYPNTDQNKNNKINDVPQKNPVAVNVAKSTAT
- the LOC122303792 gene encoding uncharacterized protein LOC122303792 isoform X1; translated protein: MNRDQLLDDPEQQKKGIWGREDMSGEIKGKDGSVTTYNPIHPQEEQRIKGTSVLVKRETRDRDPIPEKMSTNRTPLYANSPMLPDQEQKPKAGALRKEEDHKGNDHVVSKESPKTINGRREDMGSTVEWGGGNIIAPNKRGGQPAESSHVEQKDFMSSNGTSGTKAPNQIGDVHADLSKEQHINNFQLGRENSTHDHKINDMATSNSDLHSSDTNYIPIGIPIAENGDKGYEQQSRDHVSVTVSVKPDKVTTTITVKGHDERHESDEQNEGMTRNTTSSFQPPCPESPQYPNTDQNKNNKINDVPQKNPVAVNVAKSTAT
- the LOC122303792 gene encoding uncharacterized protein LOC122303792 isoform X5 translates to MNRDQLLDDPEQQKKGIWGREDMSGEIKGKDGSVTTYNPIHPQEEQRIKGTSVLVKRETRDRDPIPEKMSTNRTPLYANSPMLPDQEQKPKAGALRKEEDHKGNDHVVSKESPKTINGRREDMGSTVEWGGGNIIAPNKRGGQPAESSHVEQKDFMSSNGTSGTKAPNQIDLSKEQHINNFQLGRENSTHDHKINDMATSNSDLHSSDTNYIPIGIPIAENGDKGYEQQSRDHVSVTVSVKPDKVTTTITVKGHDERHESDEQNEGMTRNTTSSFQPPCPESPQYPNTDQNKNNKINDVPQKNPVAVNVAKSTAT
- the LOC122303792 gene encoding uncharacterized protein LOC122303792 isoform X3, whose amino-acid sequence is MNRDQLLDDPEQQKKGIWGREDMSGEIKGKDGSVTTYNPIHPQEEQRIKGTSVLVKRETRDRDPIPEKMSTNRTPLYANSPMLPDQEQKPKAGALRKEEDHKGNDHVVSKESPKTINGRREDMGSTVEWGGGNIIAPNKRGGQPAESSHVEQKDFMSSNGTSGTKAPNQIGDVHADLSKEQHINNFQLGRENSTHDHKINDMATSNSDLHSSDTNYIPIGIPIAENGDKGYEQQSRDHVSVTVSVKPDKVTTTITVKGHDERHESDEQNEGMTRNTTSSFQPPCPESPQYPNTDQNKNNKINDEPSCCERCKEYCNVM
- the LOC122303792 gene encoding uncharacterized protein LOC122303792 isoform X2, which encodes MNRDQLLDDPEQQKKGIWGREDMSGEIKGKDGSVTTYNPIHPQEEQRIKGTSVLVKRETRDRDPIPEKMSTNRTPLYANSPMLPDQEQKPKAGALRKEEDHKGNDHVVSKESPKTINGRREDMGSTVEWGGGNIIAPNKRGGQPAESSHVEQKDFMSSNGTSGTKAPNQIDVHADLSKEQHINNFQLGRENSTHDHKINDMATSNSDLHSSDTNYIPIGIPIAENGDKGYEQQSRDHVSVTVSVKPDKVTTTITVKGHDERHESDEQNEGMTRNTTSSFQPPCPESPQYPNTDQNKNNKINDVPQKNPVAVNVAKSTAT